The segment CTAACTGACGGGTGACTTTTTGGCTATAGAGTTCAAGATGGAAATCATTATTTTCGTCTCTATTTTCTTTGTTTGTAAGTCCGCTTTTTTCTTGTGAATGTTGTGAAAAGTATTGCTTTTCAATCGCAACTAAACTGTGAGAAGCTGCTTGAGATAAAACTTCTAATCGCTGGTCTAATTCTTGATATAGAGTGCTGGCAAATAATTCATAAACAGCAACAGCAGAAGTCCCTAAAATAGCTATCATAACTGTTAAGTAAGATAGCAATAAACGCCATCCCAAAGCCTGGAATTGGGGATTAGAGGTTTTGGTTGAGCCGATAACCCATGCCATAAATAGTCTCTATAAAATTAGCGGGTGCGCCTGCTGCTTTCAGTTTTTGTCGCAAACCCCGGAGGTGAACTTTGACGGTTTCTTCTCCAGGTGAGTCTTCAAAACTCCATACACTATCTAGGATAGCACTTCGTGTTAAAACCCGCCCGCTGGTTCGCAGGAATAAGTCTAGTAAGCTGTACTCCTTGGGAGTGAGACGCAGCAAATTGTCACGATAGGTTACGTCGCAGGTGTTCGGATTTAATTGCAGATTTTCCCACTCTAATATTGGTGATAAAGTTGTACTTCCGCGCCGGAGTAAGGCTCGAATTCTTGCTGCTAATTCTGGCAAATCGAAGGGTTTGACGACATAATCATCTGCTCCGGCATCTAAGCCCATGACTTTATCATTGCTGGTGTCTCTAGCTGTGAGCATTAGCACGGGGGTTTTTAATCCTTGTCGGCGCAAGCGCTGACAAAGGCTAATCCCATCTAATTTTGGCAGCATTACGTCTAGCAAAATTAAGTCATAGGTACAGGCTTCTGCAAAGTTCCAACCTTCTTGGCCGTCGGCGGCTATATCGACGGCATAATGTTGGTCTGTGAGGGATTCTGCTAATGCTTGGGAAATGCGATAGTCATCTTCTACTAACAGAATTTTCATAGATCACTGCTAAATACTGACTGTCGAACTGCAAGATAAAAACTAATTTTCGTGCCTGATAGTTGCGAAGTATTTGATATAAATTGAGATTTATTTCAATGTAGGGGGATTTGTTGGGAGTATCTGTGTTTTGCATTAAGAGTGCGATCGTCTCCACTCGCGAGCTGTACAATACTTTTTACAAAAATGAGATGCTTCCGATTAGTTTTGGGAGTATTATACCATATCAATGGTATATTTGCAAAAAAATTATGAAAAAACTCACAATATTGTCGATCGCCCTGCTAATTGTTGGCGCAAGTCTAGAATATCCGAAACTGGGACTGCAACTAAGGGCGATCGGGCAAACAGCAACGCCCCAACCACCAATCATCCAACCACAAATACCCCAACCACCAACACTCCAACCACCGACAAGTCAACCACCGACAAGTCAACCACCAACAGCCCAACCAAAAGCAGAAGATCCCAAAAAGCTCGGCTACGTCTCCCCAGAATTTGCCGAAAGATTCTCCCAGCAACAAATTGACCAAATCAACGCCAACGTCGAAACGCTGCTGCTAACTCAAAGCTGCGCCCGCTGCGACCTCCGAGCCGTAAAATTAGTTAACCTGCGCTTAAAAAATGCGATCGTCACAGGAGCAGATTTATCAGACGCCAACCTCAGCGGTAGTCGCTTCGAGATATCAGATTTTGTCAACACCAATATGGCTCGCGCCGACTTAAGCGGCGCCGAATTAATCGGAGCCAGAATCAGCAACACCAACCTCCGCAAAGCCAACTTGACAGGAACCAATTTAGACGGCGCCGACTTGCGATTTTCCGACATGAGAGACGCCAACCTGTCAAATGCCAACCTCCGGAATGCTAATATAGATGGCGCTAGTGTCGATCGAGCCAGCATGACCGGCACCACAATGCCCGACGGCCGAAAAAATTAATAATACAGAAGAAGGAAGAAGGAAGAAGGAAGAAGGAAGAGGGAAGAGGGAAGAGGGAAGAGGAAGAAGAAAAAAATAATAAAATTCCTACAAGCAGAAACCGGGTTTTTTTACTCGTTACCAGGCGTTACTCGTTACCAGGCTCTGCCTGGTAACGAAGATCCGGAGGCTCTGCCTCCTCTTTTCCAGCCGAAACCAACCTACAAAAAATCTTCCTTCCTTCCTTCCTTCCTTCCTTCCTTCCTTCCTTCCTTCTTCCTTCTTCCTTCTTCCTTCTTCCTTCGATTCAAACAGCCAAAAACCTCTGAACCACCTCATCACTCAATTCGCTAGTGCTTCCCGAAGCCACAATCCCGCCTTTTTGCATAGCATAATACCAATCAGCTTGCCGCACAAAATGCAAATGCTGTTCCACCAACAAAACCGAAATCCCCCTAGTAGCAACCACACGGCGCACCGCAGCCTCTATATCCAAAATAATAGACGGCTGAATCCCCTCCGTCGGTTCATCCAAAACCAACAATTGCGGCTCACCCATCAAAGCCCTAGCGATCGCCAACTGCTGCTGCTGTCCCCCGCTCAAATCGCCTCCCATGCGATCGAGCATAGTCTTCAAAACCGGAAATAACTCAAAAATCTCATCAGGAACTTCAGGATTTTTAGTCAGAGTTGGTTTCGCTTCCAAACCTAACAACAGATTTTCTTTCACAGTCAAGCGCGGAATAATTTCCCGCCCTTGAGGAACATAACCAATCCCCAATTTAGCCCGCTGGTGAGTCAACTTAGAAGTAATAGACTTACCCCCAAAAGCAATAGTGCCGCTGCGCGGTTGCAGCAACCCCATAATCGTTTTCAGCATCGTAGTTTTGCCCACACCATTGCGGCCAATCAAGCAAACCATTTGTCCCGCATTAACGCTTAAATCCACACCGCGCAAAATGTGACTTTCGCCGTAGTAAACATTCAAATCAGAGACTTGCAGCATATTTTTTGGATTGGTCATTGGGAATTGGTCATTGGGAACTAATAGACATCTCCAGAGAAGCCAGTTTTGAACAGGCAGGATGCCTGTTCCACAAGAAATATGGTCAACAGCCAACAGCTAACAGTCAACAGCCAACAGTCAACAGCCAACAGTCAACAGTCAACAGTCAACTGTCAACTGTCAACTGTCAACTGTTGTCAGGTTTTCCCAAATATACCTCAATTACGCGATCGTCATTTTGCACCTCATCCATCGTTCCCTCGCACAAAACAGCACCCTGATGCAACACCGTCACCTTTTTAGCAATTTGCCGCACAAACTCCATATCATGTTCTATAACTAACACCGAGTGACTTTGGGCCAGCGAAATCAGCAACTCTCCAGTCAGCGCCGTTTCCTCATCAGTCAAGCCCGCCACAGGTTCATCCACCAACAACAAATCGGGAGATTGAGCCACCAACATCCCAATTTCCAACCACTGCTTTTCCCCGTGAGAAAGCAAACCAGCAGCAGTATCAGCTTTAGCAACCAAACCAATTGTTTCTAACAAACCCGCCACCGTGCGTTTTTCAGCAGCAGGAGCAGGCTTAAACAAAGTTGGAAATACATTTTTATTGCCATTGCAAGACAAATCTAAATTTTCCCGAGGCGTTAAATTCAAATAAACTCGCGGCGTTTGAAACTTGCGGCCAATCCCTAGACGCGCAATCTGATATTCCGACAACTTCCGCAAATTTTTTCCCTTAAATAACACACGCCCTTCCGTCGGCTGCACCTTCCCAGTAATCGAATCGAGAAAAGTTGTTTTCCCCGCACCGTTGGGGCCAATAATCACTCGCAGTTCACCCGCATCCATACTAAAATTTAAACCGTTGATGGCTTTAAAACCATCAAAACTCACAGTCAAGTTTTCGATTTCTAATACTTTTTGGTTCATCTGCTTATCCTTAATTTTAATTGTAGGGTGCGTCAGTCAACAGTTCCCGAAAAAATCGAAAAATCTACTAACTGACGCACCTTGCATAACTAACGCACCTTACATAACTTGAATTCAGCAATATACAACGACCGATACCCTCGTACTTTTCCGGTCAGGTGCGTCAGTTCACAGTCTCTCTAAAAGGCGAAAAATCTTCGGGCTGACGCACCCTACACAAATATTACTTTTTGGCGAATTTCAGATCGCGATTTTATAGGCGATACAGGGATTTCTTGAAACTCAGATTGTTCTTAAGTCAACCGTATTGGGTTATCAGCTACAGCCTGGTAACAAGTATTTGGGTAAGATGCGGACTCAAGTCTTCACTACAAACCTCTTAGCCTGGTAACGAGTATTTGAGCTAAATGCGGACTGAAGTCCTCACTACGAACCTATTACTCTAACGTAAAACTGCTAGAGTTGCTAATTACTGGAGCTGGATTGGCCGCCATAATCCGCTCAGCCAACTTCGAGAGCGGCAGACTTTGCAAATACACTTTTCCAGGCCCGGTTAGCTTGACTAAAAACAAACCTTCACCACCAAACAGAGCATTTCTAAAGCCACCCACAAACTGAATATCGTAATCTACAGTCGGCGCAAAAGCGACCAAACAACCAGTGTCCGCCCGCAACACTTCACCAACTCCCAAATTTTTCTCAACAATTGTTCCTCCAGCATGAACAAAAGCTAGCCCGTCACCCTGCAATTTTTGCAGAATAAAGCCTTCTCCGCCAAAGAAACCGGCACCAAGCCGCTTGGTGAAAGCTACATCAATGTCAATACCGTTGGCCGCACAGAGAAATGAGTCTTTTTGACACAGAAATTTGCCGCCAAGTTTGCCTAAATCGAGGGGAATTATTTTCCCAGGATAGGGGGCGGCAAAAGCGACGCGGGCCTTGCGATTTCCACTGTTGACAAAGGTGCTAATAAAAAAACTTTCCCCTGTCAGCATCCGTTTGAAACCTTGAAATATGCCACCACCTGTGGCTGTTTGCATCTGGATGTCGCCTTCCATGTATGTCATGGCTCCCACTTCAGCCCTGACGCCTTCTCTCGGGTCAAGTTCAATCTCGATGAGTTGCAAATCGTCGCCGTAGATTTTGTAGTCAATAACATCTGCCATACATTTTCCCTCAAATTAAATAACTGAATATTTTACTACAAAATCTTTGGTTGGGAATCCGCAAAAGTAACGTACATCATTTTTGAACGATCAATGTTCAAGTTCTTCTTTTTCCTGCTGCACTTCGGGGTCTTGTTCCAGGCTGGGGTAAGTGGATGCGTACTTCGGTTTTCTGAACAAGCGGCGAATTGGCTCAAAATCTTGATATTGCAGCCACCCAACTAAGCCGTCGGGCAAGACTGTGACTACTATTAAGAATAGCGCACCTTGGAAAAATAGCCACACTTCTGGAAATTGTTCGCTCAAGAAACTCTTGCCAAAGTTGACTAGCAATGCTCCTAATATTGCTCCTGATAATGTGGCGCGACCTCCGACTGCTACCCAAATTACCATTTCGATCGAAAATGCAATATCCATCGCTTTTGGCGAAATAATTCCCGTTTGTACGGTGAATAAAGCGCCTGCAATCCCGGCTAAACCGGCGGAAATTGCAAATACTAAAACTTTGTATCCTGTGGGATTGTAGCCGGAAAAACGCAGCCGCACTTCGTCGTCGCGAATTGCTACTAGCAAGCGCCCGAAACGCCCGCTTGTCAGCCAGCGGCACAGGGCGTAAGTTGCTACTAGAAATAGTATGGTGAGAATGTAGAAAATATATTGAGTATCTCTGCCGTTTACTGTGGCTCCGAATAGGGTTTTAAAGTCGGTGAGTCCGTTGGTGCCGTTAATCAGTTTTTGCTGGCCATTAAAGAAGTTGAAAAATACAATTGTGGCTGCTTGGGTGAGAATTGAAAAGTAAACGCCTCGAATTCGATTGCGGAATACTAAGTAACCTAAAAGTCCGCCCAAGATGGCGGGGATGAGGAATACTGCAAAAACTGAGAAGGGAAAAGAGTAAAACGGTTGCCAAAACCAAGGCAGTTCGGTGACGCCGTAGAGGCTCATAAATTCGGGCAATTGACTGCTGGCGGTTGGGGGAATTTGCAGTTTAAGGTGCATGGCGAAGGCGTAGCCACCGATCGCAAAAAATACGCCGTGTCCCAGACTGAGCAAACCTGTATATCCCCAGATTAAGTCTATACCGAGGGCTGCAATTGCTAGTGCTAAAAATCGTCCCAATTGGTTGAGACGAGCGTCGGGGAGTATTCCTGGGATGAGCAATATGAGGATTAGGGCGATCGCCCCTACGATTGCTGCTTCTTTAAACAGAGCCTTTTTTTCTGTATTCTTCATTAGTTTAGCCGCTCAAAGCTGTAGTTTTTAATTCTCAACTGTGCGTCCTTTTTGCGGGAAAATTCCTCCCGGCCGCACTTGTAGAAAAGCCATAATTAAGGCGAATACCATCACTTTTGCCATGCTGGTGGTGGCGAAAAATGTGAAAAAATCAGCTAAGGGCTTGACAGGAGCAAACATTAATGCTAATGTTCCCGAACCGATCAGGTAATTGGCAGTGCCGATCGCCATTGCAGCAACTACACTCCCCATAATCTTGCCGACACCGCCGACAACCACCACCATAAAGGTATCGACTATATAATTTTGTCCGGTATTTGACCCTACGGAACCAATCAGACTAATCGCGCACCCAGCGACACCAGCTAAGCCGGAACCCAAAGCAAAAGTCAGCGCATCTACTTGTTCGGTAGGTATTCCCAAACAAGCGCTCATGCTACGATTTTGCGTCACAGCGCGAATCCGCAATCCCCAGACAGACTTTTGCAAAAATAGGTAAATTCCCGCCAAACAAATGCCTGTCAGTGCAATAATAAAAAGTCTGGCGTAGGGTAATTGAAAAGTTCCCAGCGGAATGCCGCCACGCAGCCATGCAGGCGCAGTCACATCAACGTTTTGAGCGCCAAACCAAGGTTGAGTTACTGCCAGTTTGTAAGTTTCCCCTAAAAATGCGCTCGCCGCCCAGGAAATACCCAAAGACAGAGGCAAAATTATGGCGATAAATGTGCTGCGAGTGCGATCGAAATCCGGGCGCGATTTGAGCACCTGCAAGCCACCAAAAAACAGCAAACAGAACACCGCAATCCCACTTACCAACATCCAACTGACGCTGCGGACAAACTGCTGTAAAATCAAACTTACGCCCCAAGTTGCCAGCAGAGTTTCTAACGGCCGCCCGTAGAGATGGCGAATCACTCCGCGTTCAAGAATTAATCCTACTAATGCCGCCACTAAAAAAGCGAGGGGAATGGCAAATAAAATATAAGTTTCAAAGGCAAATCCTCCGATACCTTTGAAGACATTCTGCACAACAAAAGTTGTATAAGCCCCCAGCATCATCAACTCGCCGTGAGCCATATTAATCACGCCCATCAGCCCGAAAATAATTGCTAATCCCAGGGCTGCAATTAGCAAAACAGCGCCGATGCTAATGCCGTTAAATAAACCGTCCAATAAGTCGATAGCCATTTTTTTTCCTTGCTTTTTCTATAATAGACAAGATTCCATAAATCTTTAATTTAGAGATCAACCGCAGATCAACGCAGATGAACGCAGATAATTTCAAGAATAGCGAGCAATTTTTGCGATATTGTCTAATATTTTGGGCCGTTATGTCAGGTATAAGGTGCGAAATCCGCACCCTACAGCCTTCTTCCTTCTTCCTTCTTCCTTCTTCCTTCTTCCTTCTTCCTTCTTCCTTCTGCTTATGGTGCCTTGAATTTGCCACCTTTAGCGGGGTCTGACCAATCACAAGCAAAGCCTTTTGTTTCAGGAACAAACTGATTCCAAGGAACTGGCTTCACTGCTTCTGGCGTAGCAAAAGCGATTTCAAACAAACCGTCTTCTCTCACTTGGCCCAACCGCACAAATTTAGAAAGGTGATGGTTAGTTTCCAGCGTTACTTTGCCCCCCGGTGCGTCAAAAGTTTGACCCAAAGCTGCTGCCCGTACTTTTTCTAAATCGTCTGGTGTTCCTGCTTTTTCGACGGCTTGCTTCCACAGGTAAACCATGATGTAAGCTGCTTCCATCGGGTCGTTGGTCACTCTGTCTTTGCCGTATTTTGCCTTGAAAGCTTCCACAAATTTTTTATTCGCGGGAGTTTCCACAGTCATGAAGTAATTCCAGGCGGCGTAATGGCCTTTGAGATATTCTACGCCGATCGCCTTTACTTCTTCTTCTGCTATACTGACGGACATTGACGGATATTTATCCGGGCCCAAACCGGCACCCTGCAACTGTTTGAAAAATGCGACGTTGCTGTCGCCGTTAAGGGAATTGAAAATGACGCCGCCATCGGGCAAAGCTGCCTTAATTTTAGTAATAATTGGCGTGACTTCTGTACCGCCCAAAGGTATGTAATCTTCGCCAACTAATTCGCCACCTTTGGCTGCTAGCTGTGCTTTGATAATGGTATTTGCGGTGCGGGGGAAAACGTAGTCTGACCCGACTAAGAAGAATTTTTTTCCTTTATTTTCTAGCAGCCAGTCAACTGCTGGTTCGATTTGCTGGTTCGGCGCGGCTCCGGTATAAAAGATATTCTTGGAACACTCTTGACCCTCGTATTGTACGGGATACCAGAGCATATGATTTTTTTCTTCAAATACTGGTAACACTGCTTTGCGACTGGCGGATGTCCAGCAGCCGAAGACGGTGACAACTTTATCTTGATCGATCAATTTTTTGGCTTTTTCGGCAAAAGTCGGCCAGTCTGAGTTGCCGTCTTCTACTATTGCTTGGATTTGTTTTCCGAGGACGCCGCCAGCTTTATTGATTTCTTCGATCGCTAATTGTTCGGCATCGACAACGCTTTTTTCGCTGATTGACATTGTGCCGCTCAAGGAATGCAAAATTCCTACTTTGATCGTGTTTCCACTCACTGCTGCTGGTGCTGCTGGTGTAGTTCCTGTTGGAGAAGCAGTTGGGGTTGGGGTTGCTGTTGGAGTCGGAGTTCTACAAGCTTTTAGAAATAAACTTGATGTTAGGGTTGCAGAACTGTATAATAGAAATTTCCGCCGATCGAATCTCTTTGTCATTTTTTCTTGTTACTCCTGAATAGCTCAGTCAGATGATTGAGAATAATAACACATAGCCACTTGATATTAAGACTCGCTTTAGGAGACTGTT is part of the Microcoleus sp. bin38.metabat.b11b12b14.051 genome and harbors:
- a CDS encoding response regulator transcription factor, with the translated sequence MKILLVEDDYRISQALAESLTDQHYAVDIAADGQEGWNFAEACTYDLILLDVMLPKLDGISLCQRLRRQGLKTPVLMLTARDTSNDKVMGLDAGADDYVVKPFDLPELAARIRALLRRGSTTLSPILEWENLQLNPNTCDVTYRDNLLRLTPKEYSLLDLFLRTSGRVLTRSAILDSVWSFEDSPGEETVKVHLRGLRQKLKAAGAPANFIETIYGMGYRLNQNL
- a CDS encoding pentapeptide repeat-containing protein, with amino-acid sequence MKKLTILSIALLIVGASLEYPKLGLQLRAIGQTATPQPPIIQPQIPQPPTLQPPTSQPPTSQPPTAQPKAEDPKKLGYVSPEFAERFSQQQIDQINANVETLLLTQSCARCDLRAVKLVNLRLKNAIVTGADLSDANLSGSRFEISDFVNTNMARADLSGAELIGARISNTNLRKANLTGTNLDGADLRFSDMRDANLSNANLRNANIDGASVDRASMTGTTMPDGRKN
- the urtE gene encoding urea ABC transporter ATP-binding subunit UrtE; translated protein: MLQVSDLNVYYGESHILRGVDLSVNAGQMVCLIGRNGVGKTTMLKTIMGLLQPRSGTIAFGGKSITSKLTHQRAKLGIGYVPQGREIIPRLTVKENLLLGLEAKPTLTKNPEVPDEIFELFPVLKTMLDRMGGDLSGGQQQQLAIARALMGEPQLLVLDEPTEGIQPSIILDIEAAVRRVVATRGISVLLVEQHLHFVRQADWYYAMQKGGIVASGSTSELSDEVVQRFLAV
- the urtD gene encoding urea ABC transporter ATP-binding protein UrtD codes for the protein MNQKVLEIENLTVSFDGFKAINGLNFSMDAGELRVIIGPNGAGKTTFLDSITGKVQPTEGRVLFKGKNLRKLSEYQIARLGIGRKFQTPRVYLNLTPRENLDLSCNGNKNVFPTLFKPAPAAEKRTVAGLLETIGLVAKADTAAGLLSHGEKQWLEIGMLVAQSPDLLLVDEPVAGLTDEETALTGELLISLAQSHSVLVIEHDMEFVRQIAKKVTVLHQGAVLCEGTMDEVQNDDRVIEVYLGKPDNS
- a CDS encoding TIGR00266 family protein encodes the protein MADVIDYKIYGDDLQLIEIELDPREGVRAEVGAMTYMEGDIQMQTATGGGIFQGFKRMLTGESFFISTFVNSGNRKARVAFAAPYPGKIIPLDLGKLGGKFLCQKDSFLCAANGIDIDVAFTKRLGAGFFGGEGFILQKLQGDGLAFVHAGGTIVEKNLGVGEVLRADTGCLVAFAPTVDYDIQFVGGFRNALFGGEGLFLVKLTGPGKVYLQSLPLSKLAERIMAANPAPVISNSSSFTLE
- the urtC gene encoding urea ABC transporter permease subunit UrtC, with amino-acid sequence MKNTEKKALFKEAAIVGAIALILILLIPGILPDARLNQLGRFLALAIAALGIDLIWGYTGLLSLGHGVFFAIGGYAFAMHLKLQIPPTASSQLPEFMSLYGVTELPWFWQPFYSFPFSVFAVFLIPAILGGLLGYLVFRNRIRGVYFSILTQAATIVFFNFFNGQQKLINGTNGLTDFKTLFGATVNGRDTQYIFYILTILFLVATYALCRWLTSGRFGRLLVAIRDDEVRLRFSGYNPTGYKVLVFAISAGLAGIAGALFTVQTGIISPKAMDIAFSIEMVIWVAVGGRATLSGAILGALLVNFGKSFLSEQFPEVWLFFQGALFLIVVTVLPDGLVGWLQYQDFEPIRRLFRKPKYASTYPSLEQDPEVQQEKEELEH
- the urtB gene encoding urea ABC transporter permease subunit UrtB; this encodes MAIDLLDGLFNGISIGAVLLIAALGLAIIFGLMGVINMAHGELMMLGAYTTFVVQNVFKGIGGFAFETYILFAIPLAFLVAALVGLILERGVIRHLYGRPLETLLATWGVSLILQQFVRSVSWMLVSGIAVFCLLFFGGLQVLKSRPDFDRTRSTFIAIILPLSLGISWAASAFLGETYKLAVTQPWFGAQNVDVTAPAWLRGGIPLGTFQLPYARLFIIALTGICLAGIYLFLQKSVWGLRIRAVTQNRSMSACLGIPTEQVDALTFALGSGLAGVAGCAISLIGSVGSNTGQNYIVDTFMVVVVGGVGKIMGSVVAAMAIGTANYLIGSGTLALMFAPVKPLADFFTFFATTSMAKVMVFALIMAFLQVRPGGIFPQKGRTVEN
- the urtA gene encoding urea ABC transporter substrate-binding protein encodes the protein MTKRFDRRKFLLYSSATLTSSLFLKACRTPTPTATPTPTASPTGTTPAAPAAVSGNTIKVGILHSLSGTMSISEKSVVDAEQLAIEEINKAGGVLGKQIQAIVEDGNSDWPTFAEKAKKLIDQDKVVTVFGCWTSASRKAVLPVFEEKNHMLWYPVQYEGQECSKNIFYTGAAPNQQIEPAVDWLLENKGKKFFLVGSDYVFPRTANTIIKAQLAAKGGELVGEDYIPLGGTEVTPIITKIKAALPDGGVIFNSLNGDSNVAFFKQLQGAGLGPDKYPSMSVSIAEEEVKAIGVEYLKGHYAAWNYFMTVETPANKKFVEAFKAKYGKDRVTNDPMEAAYIMVYLWKQAVEKAGTPDDLEKVRAAALGQTFDAPGGKVTLETNHHLSKFVRLGQVREDGLFEIAFATPEAVKPVPWNQFVPETKGFACDWSDPAKGGKFKAP